In the Profundibacter amoris genome, GAAATCCGGCGATGCGCCCGCGATGTGCGGCATCCCGCTGGGCATCAAGGATCTGTTTTGCACCAAAGGCGTTCTTTCGCAGGCCGGTTCCGCCATTCTGGAAGGCTTCAGGCCGGAATACGAAAGCACCATCACCCAACAACTGTGGGACAATGGCGCGGTGATGCTGGGCAAACTGAACATGGACGAATTCGCCATGGGGTCGTCGAATGAAACCTCGACCTACGGCAATGTAGTTAACCCGTGGCGACGTGGAAACGAGGAAACACCGCTAACGCCGGGTGGCTCGTCGGGCGGGTCCGCCGCCGCCGTGGCCGCCGATCTGTGCCTTGGCGCAACCGGCACCGACACGGGCGGCTCGATCCGCCAGCCCGCCGCGTTCACCGGCATCACCGGCATCAAACCCACCTACGGGCGCTGCTCGCGTTGGGGCGTCGTGGCCTTTGCCTCGTCCCTGGATCAGGCCGGACCGATGACCAAATCCGTGCGCGATGCGGCGATTATGCTGGAAGCAATGGCAGGGCACGACCCGCTGGATTCCACCAGCGCCGATCTGCCCGTGCCCAATTTCGAGGCCGCGTTGACGGGTGATATCAAGGGTAAAAAGATAGGTATTCCAAAGGAATACCGCATGGATGGTATGCCCGCCGAAATCGGCAAGCTGTGGGAAGACGGCACCGCGATGCTGAAAGACGCAGGTGCCGAGATCGTCGATATCTCGCTGCCGCACACCAAATACGCGCTGCCGGCCTATTATGTGATTGCACCGGCCGAGGCATCAAGCAATCTGGCCCGCTATGACGGTGTGCGCTATGGCCACCGCGCCAAACTGGCGGCGGGGGATGGCATCGACGACATGTATGAAAAAACCCGCGCCGAAGGGTTTGGTCACGAGGTGCAGCGCCGCGTGATGGTCGGTACCTATGTGCTGTCCGCCGGTTTCTATGACGCCTATTACAACCGCGCCCGCCGGGTGCGCACCCTGATCAAACGCGACTTTGAACAGGTGTTTGCCGATGGCGTCGATGCGATCCTGACACCGGCCACACCATCCGCTGCTTTCGGCCTTGGGGAAATGGCCGATGCCGATCCGGTGCAGATGTATCTGAACGATGTGTTCACCGTCACGGTGAACCTTGCCGGCCTGCCGGGCATCACGGTTCCCGCCGGTCTGGACAAGCAGGGGCTGCCCTTGGGCCTGCAATTGATTGGCCGTCCGTGGGAAGAAGGCGATTTGCTGAATGTTGCCTATACGCTGGAACAGGCCGCCGGTTTTGTTTCCAAACCGTCCAAATGGTGGTAACACAGATGGACACGACCAAGGAAAAGGGGTTTTCGATGCGGTTTTTAATTCCGGTGGCTGCAGCACTGGTCGTTTCGGCCTGTGTGCCCGGGGACACAAATTCGGGTGTCGGTTTCAGCAATTACGACAGCTATGAACAACAACGCGCCCGTCGCGAAGCCGAGTTGCGCCAGCAGGCGGTTCCGGCGCAGGGTGTTATTTCCGAGGAAACGGTGCAAACATCTGCCGTACCACAAACACCACCCCTTGCCACGCAAACGCCACCCGCAACGCCCCAGAGCCAAACCGCATCAAGCAGAACACCGACCCCGACCAGCAACAGCAACGCCGGCATTTCGGACGAGCAGGATTTTGATGCCGTCGCCTCGCGCGAAACCATCGAAAGCGACCGCGAGCGGCTGGAACGCCAGCGGGCGGAATATGTGGTGATCGAACCAACTGCCGTGCCAACCGGCGGGCGTTATTCCGGCCCGAACATCGTCAAATACGCGCTGTCGACCACCAATAATGTCGGACAGGCGATCTATAGCCGCTCGAAAATCTTTGCTCAGTCGCGTTACAATCGCAATTGCCAGAAATTCCCTTCGCCCGATAAGGCACAAGAGGCGTTTTTAAAAACCGGCGGGCCGAAACGTGATCCAAAGGGGCTGGACCCTGATGGCGACGGTTTCGCCTGTTCCTGGGATCCAGCCCCCTTCCGCACAGCCCGCAGCGGCGGCTGAGGGCCGGGGTGAAGCCCACCCCGCACCCGTCACCCAATTTCGGGGAGCGCCGTGACGGTGCGATCCCCGACATGGTGGTTTTGCACTATACCGCAATGGACAGCGCCAAAGCGGCGCTGGACCGGCTAAGTGCGCCAGAGGCCGAGGTTTCCGCCCATTACCTGATTTCCGAGGCGGGCGAGGTATTTTCGCTGGTGGCCGAGGAAAAGCGCGCATGGCACGCAGGTACGGGGCAATGGGGAATGGTCACGGATGTAAATTCCCGCTCGATCGGTATCGAAATTGCCAACACCGGCTTTGCCCCTTTCCCCGAACCGCAGATGCTGGCGCTTGAGCGGCTGCTGCACGGCATCATGCGCCGCTGGGCGATCCAGCCGGAACGCATCATCGGCCATTCCGACATGGCGCCGGGGCGCAAGATTGACCCGGGCCTGCGGTTCGACTGGCGACGGCTGGCGCTGGGCGGGCTATCGGTCTGGCCCGATCCGGTTTCAAAACCCTTCGATAAAACCGGTTTAGTGGATCTGTTGAACGCCTTTGGAATGACGGCAGAAAGTGATGCGGAAATTCTTCTGAAGGCCTTTCGCCTCCGGTTCCGCCCCTGGGCATCTGGGCCGCTGGATGATCTGGATCTGGCGATGGCATCTGACCTTGCCTTGCGCTATCCCGTTGACCAATTGCCCCTGACCTCCTAAATCACAGTTGCGCGGATGGCTGGATGGCCGCGCGGCCCTGTGTCGCGAGGAAAGTCCGGACTCCACAAAACGACGGTGCCGGGTAACGCCCGGCCGGGGAAACCCGAGGGAAAGCGCCACAGAAAACAGACCGCCTGTGCTTGCACGGGTAAGGGTGAAACGGCGGTGTAAGAGACCACCGCGCTGTTGGCAACAACAGTGGCACGGCAAGCCCCACCGGGAGCAATGCCAAATAGGGACCTTGCGGGCGCATGCCCAGGGCTGTTTTGGTCCAGAGGTCCGGGTTGGCAGCTAGAGCCTGTTGGTAACAGCAGGCGCAGAGGAATGGTCATCCAGAGGCGGGGAAACCCGCCTTGGACAAAATCC is a window encoding:
- the gatA gene encoding Asp-tRNA(Asn)/Glu-tRNA(Gln) amidotransferase subunit GatA, yielding MTDLNKLTIAEARDLLHKGDVTAVELTESCLSAIEGSNALNAFVHNTPEISREQAKAADVRLKSGDAPAMCGIPLGIKDLFCTKGVLSQAGSAILEGFRPEYESTITQQLWDNGAVMLGKLNMDEFAMGSSNETSTYGNVVNPWRRGNEETPLTPGGSSGGSAAAVAADLCLGATGTDTGGSIRQPAAFTGITGIKPTYGRCSRWGVVAFASSLDQAGPMTKSVRDAAIMLEAMAGHDPLDSTSADLPVPNFEAALTGDIKGKKIGIPKEYRMDGMPAEIGKLWEDGTAMLKDAGAEIVDISLPHTKYALPAYYVIAPAEASSNLARYDGVRYGHRAKLAAGDGIDDMYEKTRAEGFGHEVQRRVMVGTYVLSAGFYDAYYNRARRVRTLIKRDFEQVFADGVDAILTPATPSAAFGLGEMADADPVQMYLNDVFTVTVNLAGLPGITVPAGLDKQGLPLGLQLIGRPWEEGDLLNVAYTLEQAAGFVSKPSKWW
- a CDS encoding N-acetylmuramoyl-L-alanine amidase → MVVLHYTAMDSAKAALDRLSAPEAEVSAHYLISEAGEVFSLVAEEKRAWHAGTGQWGMVTDVNSRSIGIEIANTGFAPFPEPQMLALERLLHGIMRRWAIQPERIIGHSDMAPGRKIDPGLRFDWRRLALGGLSVWPDPVSKPFDKTGLVDLLNAFGMTAESDAEILLKAFRLRFRPWASGPLDDLDLAMASDLALRYPVDQLPLTS